From a single Pigmentibacter ruber genomic region:
- the mltA gene encoding murein transglycosylase A, translating into MKIKYFIVQIFISIFLLLACKTTEIKKEEKNYTFEKTDWAAVSFLEDQSKYKNLLLAIDSNLKWLNRKKNDSVFNYGNISFNTSDYICTTNYFLDELKEKNRLDVDLVKKYFEIYKVKNKENYNVLYTGYYIPYAIASNEKTNKFNIPVYKTPSDLVSVHLEDFYPDLKGKVIRGRINKNRLLPYWTREEIMEKKKLQNKDLEIAWVSNKTDLFFIEIQGSGLLTFSDGSKKYIHYAQQNGREYKPIGSLLVKEGAITKENVSMQAIKKWLKENPKEEQRILNFNKSYVFFNLENDGPFGNINVKLISERSIAADQRYFPAGSLMLLDFPYPESTSGKDNTNKFSQLAFVHDTGGAIKGPSRIDVFWGEGELAGEIAGKTKQNGEIYLLAPKLKCNTFYTASNIN; encoded by the coding sequence ATGAAAATTAAGTATTTTATTGTACAAATTTTTATTTCTATTTTTCTATTGTTAGCATGTAAAACAACAGAAATTAAAAAAGAAGAAAAAAATTATACTTTTGAAAAAACAGATTGGGCTGCTGTTTCTTTTTTAGAAGATCAAAGTAAATATAAAAATTTATTGCTAGCTATTGATTCTAATTTAAAATGGTTGAATAGAAAAAAGAATGATAGTGTTTTTAATTATGGTAATATTTCTTTTAACACAAGTGATTACATTTGTACAACCAACTATTTTCTTGATGAATTAAAAGAAAAAAATAGACTTGATGTGGATTTGGTTAAAAAATACTTTGAGATATATAAGGTAAAAAATAAAGAAAATTATAATGTATTATATACTGGATACTATATACCTTATGCTATAGCGAGCAATGAAAAAACAAATAAATTTAATATTCCAGTTTATAAAACTCCTTCTGACTTAGTTAGCGTTCACTTAGAAGACTTTTATCCTGATCTAAAAGGGAAAGTAATTCGTGGAAGAATAAATAAAAATAGATTATTGCCTTATTGGACAAGAGAAGAAATTATGGAGAAAAAGAAACTCCAAAATAAAGATCTTGAGATTGCTTGGGTTAGTAATAAAACAGATTTATTTTTTATTGAAATTCAAGGCTCAGGTTTGTTAACATTTTCTGATGGGTCAAAAAAATACATTCATTATGCTCAACAAAATGGTAGAGAATATAAGCCAATTGGTTCTTTACTTGTCAAAGAAGGTGCTATAACTAAAGAAAACGTTTCTATGCAAGCTATTAAAAAGTGGCTTAAAGAAAATCCTAAAGAAGAGCAAAGAATCTTAAATTTCAATAAATCTTATGTCTTTTTTAATTTAGAAAATGATGGGCCTTTTGGGAACATCAATGTTAAATTAATTTCTGAAAGAAGTATAGCCGCGGATCAAAGATATTTTCCAGCAGGTTCATTAATGTTACTAGATTTCCCTTATCCTGAATCAACTTCTGGTAAAGATAATACTAATAAGTTTTCACAGTTGGCATTTGTACATGATACAGGAGGCGCTATTAAAGGACCCAGTCGAATAGATGTCTTTTGGGGCGAGGGAGAATTAGCAGGAGAAATTGCCGGAAAAACTAAGCAAAACGGAGAAATTTATCTGCTTGCTCCAAAATTAAAATGTAACACTTTCTATACTGCAAGCAATATTAATTAA
- a CDS encoding helix-turn-helix domain-containing protein: MAKKKYSNSDLLNQEVSDFDADKEFFEHQREEIKKQLSHFLINFRATNRLTQAQMGIKLGCSQQQYKRVEDGEEDRIANAISYIKKFADLNGSKKISDFVGYLVNEPPQVRTSNLSNNEQVLVSAFAHVDREDRRLFIEGYCRDNNGLKFSKVVKILSLIPNISNEFLDIFTLSLLENKTSPDFIDLEEKKQMFEKLKQRQKRSYKRKNSDLVKN, from the coding sequence TTGGCAAAAAAAAAATATAGCAATTCAGATTTGTTAAACCAAGAAGTATCTGATTTTGATGCTGATAAAGAGTTTTTTGAACACCAACGTGAAGAAATAAAAAAACAGCTTTCACATTTTCTTATTAATTTTAGAGCAACCAATAGGCTTACTCAAGCTCAAATGGGTATAAAATTAGGCTGTTCCCAGCAGCAATATAAACGGGTAGAAGATGGTGAAGAGGATAGAATAGCAAATGCTATCTCTTATATTAAAAAATTTGCTGATTTGAATGGAAGCAAAAAAATTTCTGACTTTGTAGGATATTTGGTAAATGAGCCGCCTCAGGTTAGAACAAGTAATCTTTCTAATAACGAACAGGTTCTAGTTTCGGCATTTGCACATGTCGATAGAGAAGATAGAAGACTTTTTATTGAAGGTTATTGTCGTGATAATAATGGCTTAAAATTTTCAAAAGTAGTTAAGATTCTTAGTTTGATACCAAATATTAGCAATGAATTTCTTGATATTTTTACTCTTTCATTACTTGAAAATAAAACAAGTCCCGATTTCATTGATTTAGAAGAAAAAAAGCAAATGTTTGAAAAACTTAAGCAAAGACAAAAACGAAGTTATAAAAGGAAAAATTCTGATCTTGTTAAGAACTAA
- a CDS encoding aldehyde dehydrogenase family protein has product MSINIKTEKILQILSQNKQKWLHLSLQHKIIYLEQIQDNLLINAKQWAENCCKAKEGNLDSNIIGQELLAGPAIVMRQIKYYLKALKYNGKPPLLSVKSKDKEQISVKVMPENLKEKILWKGFSAEVWLEKNKPLLQGESIKKGNKLGELSLILGAGNVSSIAPLDILYKLFFEGNICIVKLNPVNEYLFEVFNKVFANLIKDGFLAFTKGGEELGEFLCNHSLVDNIHITGSHVTHDKIVWGSGTAEEIQKKKLSHQVKCNKKITSELGCVTPFIIVPGVWTDDELIYHAKQIASAVTNNASFNCNAAKLLVTCQGWQQRDLFLKYLKDEFSKAKARKAYYPGAWQRYTSFLQHYPQAEIIGENNPNCIPWTFIPNISNHDFALNHEAFCGILCETSLPARNIPEFMQKSVEFCNEKVWGTLSCTIIIDSLTEKIFESELNCALQNLQYGAIAVNCWSALVYALCSTTWGAFPNSTIENIKSGIGVVHNGYFLENVEKSIVRAPFKINPTPPWFHDNKNTEKIGYALLDYEYNESFLNFSKLILAAFKG; this is encoded by the coding sequence ATGTCGATCAATATAAAAACAGAAAAGATACTTCAAATTCTTTCGCAAAATAAGCAAAAATGGCTTCATCTTTCTCTTCAGCATAAAATTATTTATTTAGAACAAATTCAAGATAATTTATTAATAAATGCAAAACAGTGGGCAGAAAACTGCTGTAAAGCTAAAGAAGGCAATTTAGATTCCAACATAATTGGTCAAGAATTATTAGCAGGGCCTGCTATTGTCATGCGGCAAATAAAGTATTATTTAAAAGCCCTAAAATATAATGGCAAACCACCCTTATTAAGTGTTAAATCAAAAGATAAAGAGCAAATATCTGTAAAAGTTATGCCTGAAAACTTAAAAGAAAAAATTCTTTGGAAAGGATTTTCTGCAGAAGTTTGGTTAGAAAAGAATAAGCCTCTTCTACAGGGAGAATCTATAAAAAAAGGAAACAAGTTAGGTGAATTGAGTTTAATTTTAGGTGCTGGAAATGTCTCAAGTATTGCTCCATTAGATATTCTATATAAATTATTTTTTGAAGGAAATATTTGTATCGTTAAATTAAATCCAGTAAATGAATACTTATTTGAAGTTTTTAATAAAGTATTTGCTAATCTTATAAAAGATGGATTTTTAGCCTTTACAAAAGGAGGTGAAGAGTTAGGAGAATTTTTGTGTAATCACTCCCTTGTTGATAATATACACATCACTGGTTCGCATGTGACGCACGATAAAATTGTTTGGGGAAGTGGAACAGCAGAGGAAATTCAAAAAAAGAAATTGTCTCATCAAGTTAAATGTAATAAAAAAATAACATCAGAATTAGGATGTGTTACCCCGTTTATTATAGTCCCCGGAGTTTGGACAGATGATGAATTAATTTATCATGCAAAACAAATAGCAAGTGCTGTAACAAATAATGCAAGTTTTAATTGTAATGCAGCTAAGCTTCTGGTCACATGTCAAGGTTGGCAACAAAGAGATCTTTTTCTTAAATACTTGAAAGACGAATTTAGCAAGGCTAAAGCGAGGAAAGCTTATTATCCCGGAGCTTGGCAGAGATATACTTCATTCCTACAACATTATCCTCAAGCAGAAATTATTGGAGAAAATAATCCTAACTGTATACCGTGGACATTTATTCCAAATATTTCGAATCATGATTTTGCTTTAAATCATGAGGCATTTTGTGGAATTTTATGTGAAACTTCTCTTCCAGCAAGGAATATTCCTGAATTTATGCAAAAATCTGTTGAATTTTGTAACGAAAAAGTTTGGGGTACTTTAAGTTGTACAATTATTATTGATTCATTAACTGAAAAAATATTTGAATCAGAATTAAACTGTGCTTTGCAAAATTTACAATATGGAGCAATAGCTGTTAACTGTTGGTCTGCTCTAGTTTATGCACTTTGCTCTACCACATGGGGGGCATTTCCAAATAGTACCATTGAAAATATAAAATCGGGAATTGGTGTTGTCCATAATGGCTACTTTTTAGAAAATGTTGAAAAATCAATAGTAAGAGCTCCTTTTAAAATAAATCCAACTCCCCCATGGTTTCATGACAATAAAAATACTGAAAAAATTGGATACGCTTTACTTGATTACGAATATAATGAAAGTTTTTTGAATTTTTCAAAACTTATACTGGCGGCTTTCAAAGGATGA
- a CDS encoding histidine kinase: MRKKFLLYLSIILTCNILISAYFLLTIKSKDEKINLILSNQKVQNFEGSEKTLIFSHSIQNSFLNNNLINNILLIFIFLINILFLLYFAKYFFYINKINDINKHLNEKMSLINLFKKFLSHDIRKPLNLSKMLISATQEQKAKPLLDNISNEVEKSIKKVEDFCDSFLIHCNTIDFRTQDINLEELNIFLQDKLSEEKNLIFKKNYSNNTIIKVNKVYLERAIKSLLSFLKAKATEYNFYLSTNNNKSTFINIIFQLLDKESLSIIENFKKSYDSDFEFLIIKSLFTKNNCNLIINLNEGIIEFNIFIKNS; this comes from the coding sequence ATGCGAAAAAAATTTTTGTTATATTTATCTATTATTCTTACCTGTAATATTCTAATATCTGCTTACTTTCTTTTAACAATTAAAAGTAAAGATGAAAAAATAAATCTAATTCTTTCTAATCAAAAAGTACAAAATTTTGAAGGAAGTGAAAAAACTTTAATTTTTTCTCATTCAATTCAAAACTCATTTTTAAATAATAATTTAATAAATAACATATTACTCATTTTTATTTTTTTAATCAATATTTTATTCTTATTATATTTTGCTAAATATTTTTTTTACATAAATAAAATTAATGATATCAATAAGCATTTGAATGAAAAAATGAGTCTCATTAATTTATTTAAAAAATTTCTCTCACATGACATAAGAAAACCTCTTAATTTATCCAAAATGTTAATCTCAGCAACTCAAGAACAAAAAGCAAAACCACTACTCGATAACATAAGTAATGAAGTAGAAAAAAGCATAAAAAAAGTTGAAGATTTCTGTGATTCATTTCTAATTCATTGCAACACAATTGATTTTCGTACTCAAGATATTAATTTAGAAGAGTTAAATATTTTTTTGCAGGACAAATTAAGTGAAGAAAAAAACTTAATTTTTAAAAAAAATTACAGTAATAATACAATTATCAAAGTTAACAAAGTTTATTTAGAAAGAGCAATAAAGTCATTACTGTCATTCTTAAAAGCTAAAGCTACCGAATATAATTTTTACTTATCAACAAATAATAATAAAAGCACATTTATTAATATTATTTTTCAATTACTTGATAAAGAATCTCTATCAATTATTGAAAATTTTAAGAAAAGTTATGACAGTGATTTTGAATTTCTAATAATCAAATCTCTTTTTACAAAAAATAATTGTAATTTAATTATCAATTTGAATGAGGGAATAATTGAATTCAACATTTTTATAAAAAATTCATAA
- the crcB gene encoding fluoride efflux transporter CrcB gives MLSVYLGIFGLLGVFSRYYIGKVFQKYTDYTFPIDILTINILGAFLIGVIYSLSFEKYQFSSELKTGIIIGFLGGFTTFSSYCLDTYKLIAAGKFLQAFLYFTVSPVLGLVITFLGIYVTKKFF, from the coding sequence ATGTTAAGTGTTTACTTAGGGATTTTTGGGCTTTTAGGAGTCTTTAGTCGTTATTATATTGGAAAAGTATTTCAAAAATATACTGACTACACGTTTCCTATTGATATCCTTACAATAAATATATTAGGAGCATTCTTAATTGGTGTTATCTACAGTCTTTCCTTTGAAAAATATCAATTCAGTTCTGAGCTTAAAACAGGAATTATAATTGGTTTTTTAGGAGGATTCACTACCTTTTCTTCTTATTGTCTTGATACTTATAAGTTAATTGCAGCTGGAAAATTTTTACAAGCTTTTCTTTATTTTACAGTGAGTCCAGTTTTGGGGCTTGTTATAACTTTTCTAGGTATTTACGTAACAAAAAAATTTTTTTGA
- a CDS encoding TIM barrel protein — MYTVLNITKDHDANNSKMSSNLGHEEVDFYQSCKLAKKYGFKGINIDLEYPKYSAADMKFFLKEFELIPASFHLTVKFDGTELQFTESLKKFQKQAKIAEEIGCSLALKYLPPFSEKLNFDNHFRLYIQRLNILKNILADHNIKIAFEFIGPAETRINSKFDFIHTIDGVRCLISASDIYNYAGFKLDIHHWQHSGASLLDLQHLDLQSILYIELNDGLVGYNSFYMPEFKRKLPLQTGVNDVKGFLSVLMQKGYLGPVAVEPWDIEISELPIEEAIFRAKKSLDDSFAIIST, encoded by the coding sequence ATGTATACTGTTTTAAATATCACAAAAGATCATGATGCTAATAATAGCAAAATGAGTTCTAATTTAGGACATGAAGAAGTGGACTTTTATCAATCTTGTAAATTAGCTAAAAAATATGGATTTAAAGGAATAAATATCGATCTCGAATATCCAAAATATTCTGCTGCGGACATGAAGTTTTTTTTGAAAGAATTTGAACTAATACCCGCATCTTTCCATTTAACAGTAAAATTTGATGGAACAGAATTACAATTTACAGAATCTTTAAAAAAATTTCAGAAACAAGCCAAAATAGCTGAAGAAATTGGTTGTTCTTTAGCTTTAAAATACCTTCCGCCATTTTCTGAAAAATTAAATTTTGATAACCATTTTCGGTTATATATCCAAAGGTTAAATATCTTAAAGAATATTTTAGCTGATCATAATATCAAAATTGCTTTTGAATTTATCGGACCTGCAGAAACAAGAATAAATTCAAAATTTGATTTTATTCATACAATTGATGGCGTTAGATGTTTAATAAGCGCTTCAGATATATATAATTATGCAGGATTTAAATTAGATATTCATCATTGGCAACATAGTGGTGCATCTTTACTAGATTTGCAGCACTTAGATTTGCAAAGTATTTTATACATTGAATTAAATGATGGATTAGTCGGATATAATAGTTTTTATATGCCCGAGTTTAAAAGAAAATTACCTCTGCAAACTGGAGTAAATGATGTGAAAGGTTTCTTAAGTGTATTAATGCAAAAAGGATATTTGGGTCCAGTTGCAGTTGAACCATGGGATATAGAAATATCTGAACTTCCAATTGAAGAAGCTATTTTCAGAGCAAAAAAATCGCTTGATGATTCATTTGCAATCATTTCTACCTGA
- a CDS encoding SRPBCC family protein, giving the protein MLKKIILVILISISLFLIYVAVIPGDYLIKREIDIDLSADKVFPYISSVKLADEWMPWKDQDPNLKMTYQGPESGVGATSIWESNGNMGQGKAEVVEQILNEKVKTKITYTKPMSFEQISIFKLTKKNENQTTMEWSVEGKNTFLGRLICTLGIINMDKYVGGEFEKGLKKLKGMAEKK; this is encoded by the coding sequence ATGTTAAAAAAAATTATTCTAGTTATTTTGATATCTATTAGTCTCTTTTTAATTTATGTCGCAGTTATTCCAGGTGATTACCTAATAAAAAGAGAAATTGATATTGATCTTTCAGCAGATAAAGTTTTTCCATATATTTCTAGCGTAAAATTAGCTGACGAATGGATGCCTTGGAAAGATCAAGATCCAAATTTAAAAATGACTTACCAAGGCCCTGAAAGCGGAGTAGGTGCTACTTCAATTTGGGAAAGTAATGGCAATATGGGGCAAGGAAAAGCTGAAGTAGTTGAACAAATTCTTAATGAAAAAGTAAAAACCAAAATAACCTATACAAAACCAATGAGCTTTGAACAAATTTCTATTTTTAAGTTAACAAAAAAGAATGAAAATCAGACCACAATGGAATGGTCTGTTGAAGGAAAAAATACATTTTTAGGAAGATTAATTTGCACTCTTGGTATAATTAATATGGATAAATATGTTGGAGGAGAATTTGAAAAAGGATTAAAAAAATTAAAAGGAATGGCTGAAAAAAAATAG
- a CDS encoding inositol monophosphatase family protein: MMDSDNKIFATAKKCSQIASKMCLEFKHGVDPQTLKNDKTWVTEADKSIEMELRKIILEHYPDHTILGEEQGGSINSDKDAYTWILDPIDGTFSFVHNVPFYSSLIAVLKGGKPFIGFAALPALNITMSAMKGSGVFINDSPYSRCKLVGNPLIELIATADPYRFYTENKKEFIQELYSEKYKSRTYPDALGYYLLLNGSVKVFIDPKVEIWDVAPFHVILPEAGFAIQNWKGDSILEKGNSIAYPVDTQKLPINCADIVELAKRFA, translated from the coding sequence ATGATGGACTCTGACAACAAGATTTTTGCAACCGCTAAGAAATGTTCTCAAATTGCTTCAAAAATGTGTCTTGAGTTCAAACATGGAGTTGATCCACAAACGTTGAAAAACGATAAGACTTGGGTCACTGAAGCAGATAAAAGTATTGAAATGGAATTGCGAAAAATAATTTTAGAGCATTATCCAGATCATACAATTCTAGGAGAAGAACAAGGTGGTTCAATAAATAGTGATAAAGACGCTTACACTTGGATACTTGACCCAATTGATGGCACTTTTAGTTTTGTACATAATGTTCCCTTTTATTCTTCATTGATTGCAGTGTTAAAAGGAGGAAAACCATTCATAGGCTTTGCTGCCTTACCAGCTCTCAATATTACTATGAGTGCAATGAAAGGATCTGGTGTTTTTATTAATGATTCCCCCTATTCTCGATGTAAATTAGTTGGAAACCCACTAATAGAATTAATAGCAACAGCTGATCCATACAGATTTTACACAGAAAATAAAAAAGAATTTATTCAAGAACTGTATAGTGAGAAGTATAAAAGTCGTACATATCCTGATGCATTAGGTTATTATCTTTTACTGAATGGTTCTGTAAAAGTTTTTATCGATCCAAAGGTTGAAATTTGGGATGTTGCTCCTTTTCATGTCATACTTCCAGAAGCCGGTTTCGCTATTCAAAACTGGAAAGGTGATTCTATTTTAGAAAAAGGGAATAGCATTGCTTATCCAGTAGATACGCAAAAATTGCCTATTAATTGTGCAGATATAGTTGAACTCGCAAAAAGATTTGCTTAG
- the lnt gene encoding apolipoprotein N-acyltransferase — protein sequence MLVSHKLKQNIVKKQDLAQDNLRYPRAKSLFLVIISAFLFSSSFYPLENFPAIIRYLNYFCISPFFLELFLLVKIENFRRRMFHYFILITTFSLTLEIIAFSWVYTSIKYFFHTNHLITSIIYLILAFLSFPYYFLLFSPVLLLNRKFKVYKINWYSLICLTFLIVNIEYYYPKLAPWFFGYSYFYDSNLRKLGSILGSIGLSFLFFYSNILLAIILFRKIYLKLSLIDYVRNKFFYHYLFFIFAILFFKLKSSEKNPSIDQKINIGYIQPNFSVIHDKDIGGVKLKEKSLFELVKEFDKVPIELIIVPESAIYYQFGNFPEKIEDIYLLAKSASKPILLQSVIEINDAAKTKSILKIAESRSFIVYPDGKTSTYYVKWNLMPFGEEFPLSKYIPFLEEFYLKWTKQDVILAPGNQANTLLFQNIKIGIFICYDSIDKDLVHNLVQNGAQFLVNQANFIWMSDTNAIFVYSIINQFKAIESQRSLLFLTNNGPTQLFDKNGNLVFSNKVINKQDLSVLSIPLNNNLSIFTEFNLLVKLAFIVATILSLFIFFNKKL from the coding sequence TTGCTGGTATCCCATAAATTAAAGCAAAATATTGTTAAGAAACAAGATTTAGCTCAAGATAACTTAAGATATCCTAGAGCTAAATCTCTTTTTTTGGTAATAATAAGTGCTTTTTTGTTTTCATCTAGTTTTTATCCACTTGAAAATTTTCCAGCTATTATTCGTTATCTAAATTACTTTTGCATTTCTCCATTTTTTTTAGAATTATTTTTACTAGTAAAAATAGAAAATTTTAGAAGAAGAATGTTTCATTACTTTATTTTAATTACCACCTTTTCTCTAACATTAGAAATTATAGCTTTTTCTTGGGTTTATACAAGTATTAAGTATTTTTTTCATACTAATCATTTAATAACTTCAATCATTTATTTGATTCTTGCCTTTCTCTCTTTTCCCTATTATTTTCTCCTCTTTTCTCCAGTTTTATTATTAAATAGGAAATTTAAAGTTTATAAAATTAATTGGTATTCTCTTATTTGTTTAACTTTTTTAATAGTTAATATTGAGTATTATTACCCCAAACTAGCTCCTTGGTTTTTTGGTTATTCCTATTTCTATGATAGTAATTTAAGAAAATTAGGATCTATATTAGGTTCAATTGGCTTGTCCTTCTTGTTTTTTTATAGTAATATTTTATTGGCAATTATTTTATTTAGAAAAATTTATTTAAAACTTAGTTTAATTGATTACGTTAGAAACAAATTTTTTTATCATTACTTATTTTTTATTTTTGCAATTTTATTTTTTAAATTAAAAAGTAGTGAAAAGAACCCATCAATAGATCAAAAAATTAATATTGGATATATTCAACCAAATTTTTCGGTAATTCATGATAAAGACATTGGTGGAGTGAAGTTGAAAGAAAAAAGCTTATTTGAATTAGTTAAAGAATTTGATAAAGTTCCAATAGAATTAATAATAGTACCTGAAAGTGCAATATATTATCAATTTGGAAATTTTCCAGAAAAAATAGAAGATATATATTTACTAGCTAAATCAGCAAGTAAACCCATACTTTTGCAATCAGTTATTGAAATAAATGATGCTGCAAAGACTAAATCTATTTTAAAAATTGCAGAATCGAGATCATTTATAGTTTATCCTGATGGAAAGACTTCAACTTACTATGTCAAATGGAATTTAATGCCATTTGGAGAGGAGTTTCCATTAAGTAAATATATTCCTTTTTTAGAAGAATTCTATTTAAAATGGACCAAACAAGATGTAATTTTAGCTCCTGGTAATCAAGCTAATACTCTTTTATTTCAGAATATTAAAATTGGAATTTTTATCTGCTATGATTCTATTGACAAAGATTTAGTCCATAATTTAGTTCAAAATGGAGCTCAATTTTTAGTAAATCAGGCAAATTTTATATGGATGTCAGATACTAATGCTATTTTTGTTTATTCAATTATAAATCAATTTAAAGCAATAGAATCTCAAAGAAGTTTGTTATTTTTAACAAATAATGGTCCTACTCAGCTTTTTGATAAAAATGGTAATCTTGTTTTTAGTAATAAAGTGATAAATAAACAAGATTTATCTGTTTTAAGTATCCCATTAAATAATAATTTAAGTATTTTTACTGAATTTAATTTATTAGTGAAGCTTGCATTCATAGTAGCAACAATTTTGTCTTTATTTATCTTTTTTAATAAGAAATTATAA
- a CDS encoding substrate-binding periplasmic protein, with protein sequence MKRILFQFFAILFFYSPSAYPNESEKIEIEYLIRPPYFISNNNRGDVSDGEIYHIIVKIFNNAKIPFELKKAPLIRTIQSIKENKIKVCSPSSFKTKEREEFAIFSKPLFQDKKTVIIIRNNDDSINKFNKTDDFLKQNELKLLVKIGFSYGTYIDEKVFNFKKISLSETKQQEAINVIFTSNDNNLMFQDILTKKADFMFIGRNEAEYLLNINPEFNKKLKIKDLADVPNGEKRYLMCSKIVGNKIIEKINKEIDKLIK encoded by the coding sequence ATGAAAAGAATTTTATTTCAATTTTTTGCAATTTTATTTTTTTATTCTCCTAGCGCTTATCCGAATGAAAGTGAAAAAATAGAAATTGAATACTTAATCAGACCACCATATTTTATTTCAAATAATAATAGAGGGGATGTTTCAGACGGTGAAATTTATCATATAATTGTTAAAATATTCAATAATGCAAAAATACCTTTTGAGCTAAAGAAAGCACCTCTCATTAGAACTATTCAATCTATAAAAGAAAATAAAATCAAAGTTTGTTCTCCATCATCTTTCAAAACAAAAGAAAGAGAAGAATTTGCTATTTTTTCAAAGCCATTATTTCAAGATAAAAAAACAGTAATAATTATTAGAAATAATGATGATTCTATAAATAAATTTAATAAAACAGATGATTTTTTAAAGCAAAATGAGCTAAAGTTGCTAGTAAAAATAGGTTTTAGTTACGGAACTTATATAGATGAAAAAGTTTTTAATTTTAAAAAAATATCTTTATCTGAAACTAAACAGCAAGAAGCAATTAATGTAATTTTTACTTCAAATGATAATAATTTAATGTTTCAAGATATCTTAACAAAAAAAGCAGATTTTATGTTTATTGGAAGAAATGAAGCTGAATATTTATTAAATATTAATCCGGAATTTAATAAAAAATTAAAAATTAAGGATTTAGCCGATGTCCCCAACGGGGAAAAACGCTATCTGATGTGTTCTAAAATTGTTGGGAATAAAATTATAGAAAAAATAAATAAGGAAATAGATAAGTTAATAAAATAA
- a CDS encoding 3-dehydroquinate synthase family protein produces MSILPVIELSTELEKPTPFFFGYQIEDVLISKLGNCHFDKLFFLTEESVFKLYGEKLFEKLKQLFPNITLKLLLAGEQNKYFKNLEELCENLIEQNVSKKSILLAFGGGGVGNLVGLTAGLLFRGIRFIEIPTTFTGQTDSTLSNKQAVNGKTGKNHFGLYHSPLYIFADTQYLITEPKPARRAGIVEGIKNGLISDKDFFTYLHNNLSYDEPKNIINTYDLALKIIKSKLKILREDPSEKNYGIVLEYGHTFGHGIEWLLQGKMIHGDAVSFGMRIAAELSFEIGLLKREEVDLHYDIIENKLGHKEKLPSEITTEKLIDAMIKDNKKTGRELRFVLLEKIGKCFNPEGDFLVTIDIGIVKKVLDKFLMNNKY; encoded by the coding sequence ATGAGTATTTTGCCCGTTATTGAATTAAGTACTGAACTAGAAAAACCTACGCCATTTTTCTTTGGCTATCAAATAGAAGATGTACTCATAAGCAAACTAGGTAATTGTCACTTTGACAAATTATTTTTTCTAACAGAGGAATCGGTTTTTAAACTCTATGGTGAAAAATTATTTGAAAAGCTAAAACAACTATTTCCAAATATAACTTTGAAGCTACTCCTAGCAGGTGAGCAAAATAAATACTTTAAAAATTTGGAAGAATTATGTGAAAATTTAATAGAACAAAATGTTTCAAAAAAATCCATTCTTTTAGCTTTTGGTGGAGGTGGAGTAGGAAATTTGGTAGGACTTACTGCAGGATTACTATTTCGTGGAATTCGTTTTATTGAAATCCCAACGACCTTCACGGGGCAAACTGATAGTACTCTAAGTAACAAACAAGCCGTAAATGGAAAAACTGGCAAAAATCATTTTGGTTTATATCATTCACCTTTATATATTTTTGCTGACACACAGTATTTAATTACTGAACCAAAGCCTGCTAGAAGAGCAGGAATTGTTGAAGGTATAAAAAATGGTTTAATTTCTGATAAAGATTTTTTTACTTATTTGCATAATAATTTATCTTATGATGAGCCAAAAAATATTATTAATACATACGATCTTGCTCTAAAAATAATAAAATCTAAATTAAAAATATTAAGAGAAGATCCTTCTGAAAAAAATTATGGAATAGTACTAGAATATGGCCATACTTTTGGCCACGGTATAGAGTGGTTACTTCAAGGAAAAATGATACATGGAGATGCTGTATCATTTGGAATGAGAATTGCAGCAGAACTTTCATTTGAAATTGGTTTGTTAAAAAGAGAAGAAGTAGATTTACATTATGATATTATTGAAAATAAATTAGGGCATAAAGAAAAACTCCCAAGTGAGATAACTACAGAAAAACTAATAGATGCAATGATCAAGGATAATAAAAAAACTGGTAGAGAACTACGTTTTGTTTTATTAGAAAAGATAGGAAAATGTTTTAATCCAGAAGGTGATTTTTTAGTTACTATTGATATAGGTATCGTTAAAAAAGTTTTGGATAAATTTTTGATGAATAATAAATATTAA